The proteins below are encoded in one region of Arenibacter algicola:
- a CDS encoding RraA family protein — METIAPLWKNDDELFKIAKEELFVALVGDILDTLGYQHQFLPPKIKPLNPDFVLIGRAMPVLEADVFEETVEHTNNPLMKKPFGIMFEALDDLKKNEVYICTGSSPRYALWGGLMSTRAMKLKAAGAVMDGYSRDTNEVLNLNFPTFSFGGYAQDQGPRGKVIDYRVPIEIKGTRINPGDIIYGDRDGVLIVPKEVEIKAFMGAIEKARGEQMVKMALEKGMTTVDAFNKFGIM, encoded by the coding sequence ATGGAAACAATTGCACCCTTATGGAAAAATGATGACGAGCTGTTTAAAATAGCCAAAGAAGAACTATTTGTTGCCCTGGTAGGAGATATTTTGGATACCCTAGGATACCAGCATCAATTTTTGCCTCCCAAAATTAAACCTCTAAACCCTGATTTTGTACTAATTGGGAGAGCAATGCCAGTATTGGAAGCCGATGTTTTTGAGGAAACAGTGGAACACACCAATAATCCACTGATGAAAAAGCCCTTCGGAATCATGTTCGAAGCCTTGGACGACCTTAAAAAAAATGAGGTGTATATCTGTACCGGTTCATCACCAAGGTATGCCCTTTGGGGAGGCTTGATGAGTACCAGGGCAATGAAACTTAAGGCTGCAGGAGCAGTAATGGATGGCTACTCTAGGGATACTAACGAAGTACTTAATTTAAATTTTCCCACATTTTCTTTTGGTGGTTATGCTCAAGATCAGGGACCGCGAGGCAAGGTGATCGATTATCGTGTTCCCATTGAAATTAAAGGAACGAGAATAAATCCTGGAGATATAATTTATGGGGACAGAGATGGGGTGCTGATAGTACCCAAAGAAGTTGAAATCAAAGCATTCATGGGCGCTATTGAAAAAGCCCGAGGGGAACAGATGGTTAAAATGGCCTTGGAAAAAGGAATGACCACTGTTGATGCTTTTAATAAATTCGGAATTATGTAG
- a CDS encoding glycoside hydrolase family 38 N-terminal domain-containing protein, whose protein sequence is MRKYLVLFVFCLFTGSSFVLMAQGQRTLAIQYVKPYEYVALDNNLMAKAYLSGENSNSYKTIVFESGRTLKVEQKDGKAWVWLPVIGEPEMIEITARNRKLNQEQLFTPLVTSDWGYFKEGTFHIISSSHQDIAWMDTPEYCMHERVNEIIAPALDIMKSDKDYYFGMEQALNLKEFVEAHPERKNEVIDRYKEGRFTWGATYNQPYEGMQMGEQLIREMYFGKLWIKENFDGVEEETAFNTDVPGRTLQFPQILAKSGVDNLFVSRMREGFYDWHSPDGSSVLTYTPGNYGWAAMFYKLFEEDAIEALHKIQNRVKMWSDYYKKHNLPPHFAIVLSNDASGPVDYGHVVKEWNEIVAKTGANIPSLRHSTVTSFLSEIKQPGAKFENLEGDRPNIWAYIHGPGHHKAITASRKAGRILPSAEIFGTVDALLNKSFDQYPTQRLSKAFEESIYPDHGWGGKNGHITDSIFKEKLEFAADEADKLLQASLNSISEKIKTEKSNGIVVYNDLSWNRSGLASVKIDNATAYYVIDDKGNVVPSQTSTGNSNEIQFYAADIPSLGYKTFYLRKGRKSSKVIKAVAPNSLTNDYYTMHLGKGGISYLFDHNLGAEIMNTTRFSGGDILSMGYNGNGAGEFTQMTEPNMEDYDKMSNHIGNWEIVADGAVYTEYENKAKFKHISTVAQRIRVFHQEKKIDFFIDFLNWDGTHNREFRFAVPLNMENSKIKYEVPLAIAEVGKTEMKNAPGGWAWGGTYDQKPVTIHPREVMNFIAAENEDFAVTMATDVALADWIDPTREAVDYTVLQGILMASHKSCHGEGNWYHQTGDHHFKFSLASHKKDESTSFQFGTASNHPLRTVLKPKSNTKGDLAQEMSFFNVSDPMVRISTIKKSEKNNDVIMRLVEMEGKDKESKIELAMPFEQLIKTNLIEEEESKLPSSGKDFKVNIGHNAIDTYKLIFSK, encoded by the coding sequence ATGAGAAAGTATTTAGTATTATTTGTTTTTTGTTTGTTCACTGGGTCTTCCTTTGTACTTATGGCCCAAGGACAACGAACCTTGGCAATCCAATATGTAAAGCCATATGAGTATGTGGCCTTAGATAACAATCTGATGGCCAAAGCATATCTTTCCGGTGAGAACTCCAATTCCTATAAGACTATAGTTTTTGAAAGCGGAAGGACTCTGAAAGTTGAACAGAAGGATGGAAAGGCATGGGTTTGGCTACCTGTAATCGGGGAGCCGGAAATGATAGAAATCACGGCCAGAAATAGGAAATTGAACCAGGAACAACTCTTTACCCCTTTAGTTACCTCGGACTGGGGTTATTTCAAGGAAGGTACTTTCCATATAATTTCATCTTCCCATCAGGATATAGCCTGGATGGATACCCCGGAATATTGTATGCATGAAAGGGTTAACGAGATAATTGCCCCTGCCTTGGACATAATGAAATCTGACAAGGATTACTATTTTGGAATGGAACAAGCCTTGAATTTAAAGGAATTTGTTGAAGCACATCCAGAAAGAAAGAATGAGGTAATAGACCGTTATAAGGAAGGCAGGTTTACCTGGGGAGCAACATACAACCAGCCATATGAAGGTATGCAGATGGGTGAACAACTCATTAGGGAAATGTATTTCGGTAAGCTCTGGATCAAAGAGAATTTTGATGGTGTCGAGGAAGAAACCGCCTTTAATACAGACGTACCAGGAAGGACCCTTCAGTTTCCCCAAATTTTGGCGAAATCTGGTGTAGATAACCTTTTCGTGTCCAGAATGAGGGAAGGTTTTTATGATTGGCATTCACCGGATGGTTCTTCAGTACTTACCTACACCCCAGGGAATTATGGTTGGGCCGCCATGTTTTATAAGCTTTTTGAGGAAGATGCTATCGAGGCCCTGCACAAAATCCAAAATAGGGTTAAAATGTGGAGCGATTATTATAAGAAACACAATTTGCCCCCGCATTTTGCAATAGTATTAAGCAACGACGCTTCTGGGCCTGTAGATTACGGACATGTAGTGAAGGAATGGAATGAAATTGTAGCCAAGACAGGGGCCAATATACCTAGTTTAAGACATTCTACGGTAACCAGCTTCCTTTCAGAAATTAAACAACCGGGAGCCAAGTTTGAGAACCTAGAGGGAGATCGCCCCAATATTTGGGCATATATACACGGCCCAGGGCATCACAAGGCTATAACAGCTTCTAGAAAGGCGGGTAGGATTCTACCTTCAGCGGAAATTTTTGGCACTGTGGATGCGTTGCTAAACAAAAGTTTTGATCAATATCCAACACAACGACTATCAAAAGCGTTTGAAGAATCTATTTATCCAGACCACGGATGGGGAGGAAAAAACGGTCACATTACCGATAGTATTTTTAAGGAAAAATTGGAGTTTGCGGCCGATGAGGCGGATAAACTGTTACAAGCATCCCTAAATTCCATTTCTGAAAAAATCAAAACAGAAAAATCCAATGGGATCGTGGTGTATAACGATCTTTCTTGGAATCGAAGTGGATTGGCTTCAGTAAAAATAGACAACGCAACTGCATATTATGTTATAGATGATAAGGGTAATGTGGTCCCTTCGCAAACAAGTACTGGGAATAGTAACGAAATACAGTTCTACGCAGCGGATATTCCTTCACTTGGATATAAAACGTTTTATTTAAGAAAGGGCAGAAAAAGTTCTAAGGTAATTAAAGCGGTTGCACCTAATTCTTTGACGAACGACTATTATACCATGCACCTTGGCAAAGGGGGAATTAGTTATTTGTTTGATCATAATTTGGGAGCTGAAATCATGAATACCACACGTTTTTCAGGTGGTGATATTTTATCTATGGGTTATAATGGCAACGGTGCCGGGGAATTTACTCAAATGACCGAACCCAATATGGAAGATTATGACAAGATGAGCAACCATATTGGTAATTGGGAAATAGTGGCAGATGGTGCAGTGTACACTGAATATGAAAATAAGGCAAAGTTTAAGCACATATCTACTGTAGCCCAAAGAATTCGGGTATTCCATCAGGAGAAAAAAATAGACTTTTTTATAGACTTCCTGAACTGGGATGGCACACACAATAGGGAGTTTAGGTTTGCAGTGCCCCTTAATATGGAAAATTCCAAGATTAAATATGAGGTGCCTTTAGCAATAGCTGAAGTAGGGAAAACCGAGATGAAGAATGCCCCGGGAGGTTGGGCATGGGGCGGAACCTACGATCAAAAGCCCGTAACAATACACCCACGTGAAGTGATGAACTTTATCGCGGCCGAGAATGAAGATTTTGCCGTAACCATGGCTACCGATGTAGCTTTGGCCGATTGGATAGACCCTACAAGAGAAGCAGTGGATTATACCGTTCTACAAGGGATTTTGATGGCTTCACATAAAAGTTGTCATGGTGAGGGCAACTGGTATCATCAGACTGGTGACCATCATTTTAAGTTTTCTTTGGCATCTCATAAGAAAGATGAAAGTACCTCTTTCCAGTTTGGAACAGCTTCTAACCACCCCTTAAGAACGGTATTGAAGCCTAAATCCAACACCAAAGGAGATCTGGCTCAAGAAATGAGTTTTTTCAATGTTTCGGACCCAATGGTTCGTATCAGCACTATTAAAAAGAGTGAGAAAAACAATGATGTAATCATGAGGTTGGTAGAAATGGAAGGGAAAGATAAAGAATCTAAGATAGAACTGGCGATGCCTTTTGAGCAGTTGATCAAAACCAATTTAATAGAAGAGGAGGAAAGTAAATTGCCTTCTTCAGGTAAAGATTTTAAGGTCAATATAGGACATAATGCCATAGATACATACAAACTAATTTTTTCCAAATAA
- a CDS encoding LacI family DNA-binding transcriptional regulator, whose product MKKVFLKDIAKKLNVSKTAVSLVLNNKGDENKISQETQKKIIDYAKKHNYVPNQLARGLSRGKSETIGLIIPNISDSFYSKIAGYVELKAKSLGYTVLFSSSSEDPKKESELIRSMLNRQVEGLIIASTQQNLKEIESLKEDKFPFVLIDRHYPESETNYVIVDNYNGSKTVTEHLLKLGRRKIGFITLKPGLEAIRQRMLGYENALKDFDIEFKKELIKELSPENYEDEIKLAVSELIKFPNSVDSIVFSTHYLTSVGLRELKRFNVKVPQEVAIVSFDELSAFDLVDPPITSVIQPVKDISNIAVEILINEIEGMKENIDNTRILDSKLEIRKSCGTF is encoded by the coding sequence ATGAAGAAGGTTTTCTTAAAGGATATTGCAAAAAAACTGAACGTTTCCAAAACGGCAGTATCATTGGTATTGAATAACAAAGGGGATGAAAACAAAATCAGTCAGGAAACTCAGAAAAAAATTATCGATTATGCCAAGAAGCACAATTATGTGCCAAACCAACTCGCACGTGGTTTAAGTAGAGGGAAAAGTGAAACTATCGGGTTGATTATTCCTAATATTTCGGATTCCTTTTATTCTAAAATAGCCGGTTATGTGGAGTTAAAGGCGAAGAGTCTTGGGTATACCGTTCTTTTTAGTAGCTCAAGTGAGGATCCAAAGAAAGAGTCAGAATTGATTCGGTCAATGCTCAACCGACAGGTTGAAGGATTAATTATAGCCTCAACGCAGCAGAATCTAAAAGAAATTGAGTCATTGAAGGAAGATAAATTTCCTTTCGTATTGATTGATAGGCATTATCCTGAAAGTGAGACTAATTATGTAATTGTAGACAATTATAATGGATCAAAAACTGTCACAGAACATTTATTGAAATTGGGGAGGCGAAAAATTGGGTTTATTACCCTAAAGCCAGGTTTGGAGGCAATAAGGCAAAGGATGTTGGGGTATGAAAATGCGTTGAAAGACTTTGATATAGAATTTAAAAAGGAACTTATAAAGGAGTTAAGTCCTGAAAATTATGAGGATGAAATAAAATTGGCAGTAAGTGAGCTAATAAAGTTTCCCAATTCAGTAGATTCAATTGTGTTTTCAACACACTACCTAACATCTGTTGGTTTACGAGAGCTTAAAAGGTTCAATGTAAAAGTACCTCAGGAAGTAGCCATTGTTAGTTTTGATGAATTAAGCGCCTTTGATTTAGTCGATCCACCTATTACTTCGGTTATTCAACCAGTAAAGGATATTAGTAACATTGCAGTGGAGATATTAATAAATGAAATTGAGGGAATGAAAGAGAATATAGACAATACTAGAATACTAGATTCCAAATTGGAAATAAGAAAATCATGTGGGACGTTTTAA
- a CDS encoding RagB/SusD family nutrient uptake outer membrane protein: MKKYIIILFVIIGFSSCEEFLEEDVRSFQTNENFYKTEADLNSAINAIYAFLYSPYNKSGYDDMPMAMLEMITGQWNNVSQWPETGFYYDLTNSSGSSYTLNFWENCYKGIESANLVINSIPNVDFLNEADKNSLLGEARFLRAYYYYYLVNIFGDVPLKLAPTTAPGSDGLLPKTSINEIYDTAIVPDLIYAKGNIKYATPEGNGRVSAGAAQTLLAKVYLSMAGHPINDGSAMALAKEEALAVINSNSFSLFQSDASLTWFDKLNNSAYDNTEEHIWDLNYNYPDFPSSLNTYFLPKEVVFTNTGFLQFGGFYPDSDYLDSFDPADLRGRNNMGFFYNSFTTNGQTYNFPWAVYKFFDKDILDTNPGSGKNFPMLRYADLLLTYAEAQNETDGSPNSTSYQAVNDIRVRAGLSTISGLSQEDFRKEVWKQRYWELGAENKTYFDIIRTQQIFDAKQNDFVPIVGFELPSGAIVKADYLPFAIPLREVQINPLLAE; the protein is encoded by the coding sequence ATGAAAAAGTATATAATTATTTTGTTTGTGATAATTGGTTTTTCATCCTGCGAAGAGTTTCTTGAAGAAGATGTGCGCAGTTTTCAAACCAATGAAAATTTCTATAAGACGGAAGCAGACCTAAATTCTGCAATTAATGCGATTTATGCATTTCTTTATAGCCCATATAATAAAAGCGGTTATGATGATATGCCAATGGCTATGTTGGAAATGATTACAGGCCAGTGGAACAATGTATCACAATGGCCTGAAACAGGATTTTATTATGATCTTACAAATTCATCTGGGAGTTCCTATACCCTCAATTTTTGGGAGAATTGTTATAAAGGTATCGAATCCGCGAATTTAGTCATTAATAGTATTCCGAATGTTGATTTTTTAAATGAAGCGGATAAAAATAGCTTATTGGGCGAAGCCAGATTTTTAAGGGCATATTACTACTACTACCTGGTAAATATTTTTGGGGATGTTCCATTGAAACTTGCCCCTACTACAGCACCTGGTAGCGATGGATTGCTTCCAAAAACATCCATTAATGAAATTTATGACACTGCAATTGTGCCGGATTTAATATATGCAAAAGGCAATATAAAGTATGCCACACCGGAAGGCAATGGAAGAGTATCGGCTGGTGCTGCCCAAACCTTGCTGGCCAAAGTATATTTAAGCATGGCAGGCCACCCAATAAATGATGGATCAGCAATGGCACTTGCAAAAGAGGAAGCTTTGGCTGTCATAAATAGTAATTCCTTTTCACTGTTCCAAAGTGATGCTAGTTTAACTTGGTTTGATAAATTGAACAACTCAGCCTATGATAATACTGAGGAACACATTTGGGATCTGAATTATAATTATCCAGATTTTCCATCAAGTTTAAACACTTATTTTCTGCCCAAAGAAGTAGTTTTTACTAATACTGGATTCTTGCAATTTGGAGGTTTTTATCCTGATTCCGATTATTTGGACAGCTTTGATCCCGCTGATTTAAGGGGTAGAAATAATATGGGATTCTTTTACAATAGTTTTACAACCAATGGTCAAACTTACAATTTTCCCTGGGCTGTATATAAATTTTTTGACAAAGATATATTGGATACTAATCCAGGAAGTGGGAAAAATTTTCCTATGCTACGATATGCCGATCTTTTGTTAACCTATGCCGAGGCACAAAATGAAACTGATGGATCGCCAAATTCTACCTCTTACCAAGCCGTGAATGATATAAGGGTAAGAGCCGGGTTGTCTACAATTTCGGGATTAAGTCAAGAAGATTTTAGGAAAGAGGTGTGGAAACAAAGATATTGGGAATTGGGTGCTGAAAATAAAACCTACTTCGATATAATTCGGACCCAACAGATTTTCGATGCAAAACAGAATGACTTTGTACCAATTGTTGGTTTCGAATTACCTAGTGGAGCAATTGTAAAGGCGGACTATTTACCATTTGCTATACCATTAAGGGAAGTTCAAATAAACCCTTTACTAGCAGAATAA
- a CDS encoding sugar porter family MFS transporter, protein MKTKKSNYLLGISFVSTIGGFLFGYDTAIISGCNTFLEQHFNLSAAELGWLVSSALLGTILGCVVAGFITDRLGRKKALIIAAICLTFSAFGSMLPPQFLGDLDQAYWLTADEDLAFTFLIIVRIVGGIGVGVTSVVAPIYISELSLPQNRGRMVSLYQLSITLGILLAFLVDWLVLTNAGNAAGVISNEPSGFWQWLFVDELWRGMFGTEIPIALLFLILLFLVPETPRWLISKERYDEAEKIMEKINGKEYAQIQIAEIKEVVKEESAGIKELLKPFLRVPLLIGVLLPMFSHLSGIAAIMYFAPNIINESIQSVESSFLGAVLVGVVNSAFTFVAILNIEKFGRRKLLLVGVVGAFISLTGVGILFAIGSKYVIIPLLMYVASFAFSFGPIVWVIISEIFPTRIRGLAVSLGSFALMVTGFFITLTNPILIEQIMPSGTFFVYAALTLPAIWFIWKYVPETKGKTLEEIEMYWREGINKNKI, encoded by the coding sequence ATGAAAACTAAAAAATCCAACTATTTGTTGGGAATAAGCTTTGTTTCAACCATTGGAGGTTTCCTTTTTGGTTACGATACTGCGATTATATCGGGATGCAATACTTTTTTGGAACAGCATTTTAATTTATCGGCTGCAGAATTAGGTTGGTTGGTGTCGTCGGCATTGTTGGGAACCATTTTAGGCTGTGTGGTTGCTGGATTTATAACTGACAGATTGGGACGAAAAAAAGCTTTGATCATAGCTGCGATTTGCTTGACTTTTTCGGCATTTGGTTCTATGTTACCCCCGCAGTTTTTGGGTGATTTGGATCAGGCATATTGGCTCACTGCTGACGAAGATCTAGCGTTTACATTTTTAATTATAGTCCGTATTGTTGGAGGGATTGGTGTAGGCGTAACCTCAGTAGTCGCTCCCATTTATATTTCAGAACTTTCCTTGCCCCAAAATAGGGGTAGAATGGTGTCCTTATATCAGTTATCCATAACCTTAGGTATACTTTTGGCTTTTTTAGTAGATTGGTTGGTGTTGACCAATGCCGGAAATGCTGCCGGAGTAATTTCCAACGAACCTTCTGGATTTTGGCAGTGGCTTTTTGTGGATGAACTTTGGAGAGGTATGTTTGGTACGGAAATACCCATTGCCCTTTTATTCTTGATTTTACTATTCCTAGTGCCGGAAACACCAAGATGGCTCATTTCGAAGGAGCGATATGATGAGGCAGAAAAAATTATGGAAAAAATCAATGGAAAGGAGTATGCACAGATACAAATTGCAGAAATAAAAGAGGTGGTAAAAGAGGAAAGTGCTGGGATCAAGGAATTATTGAAACCGTTTTTAAGGGTGCCACTTTTAATAGGAGTATTGTTGCCCATGTTTTCTCATTTAAGTGGGATAGCGGCCATTATGTATTTTGCTCCGAATATCATTAATGAATCCATACAGAGCGTAGAGAGCTCCTTTTTAGGGGCCGTATTAGTAGGGGTGGTCAATAGTGCATTCACTTTCGTTGCAATTTTAAATATTGAAAAATTCGGACGTAGAAAGCTGTTGCTTGTTGGAGTTGTTGGAGCGTTTATTTCTCTAACTGGCGTTGGGATTTTGTTCGCAATAGGATCAAAATATGTAATTATTCCTTTATTGATGTATGTAGCTAGTTTCGCGTTTTCGTTCGGACCCATCGTTTGGGTTATTATCAGTGAAATTTTCCCTACACGCATACGTGGGTTGGCAGTTTCCTTAGGGAGTTTCGCTTTAATGGTTACCGGGTTTTTTATCACCTTGACCAATCCTATATTAATAGAACAAATTATGCCTTCGGGTACCTTCTTTGTCTATGCCGCTTTAACCCTACCTGCTATTTGGTTTATTTGGAAATATGTTCCTGAAACTAAAGGAAAGACCTTGGAGGAAATTGAAATGTATTGGCGAGAAGGTATTAACAAAAATAAAATATGA
- a CDS encoding SusC/RagA family TonB-linked outer membrane protein, with protein MRKMFQTLSKGTCMLFALAFICAIQNAKAEKLTATPPEAFVDLDLKGKSIDTDNYQEIKLTGTIKDNNGIALPGASIVEKGTVNGTQADFDGNFSLSVANDNAILIVSYLGYANQEMMVNGKRNFDIVLVESADSLDEVVVVGYGSVKRSDLTSAIATVSTKELESRVVANPLQALQAKVPGLNIYNNNGSPGGDLSFNIRGFSSINGSNTPLILVDGVITSNISGYHPSDFESVSVLKDASATAIYGARGSNGVILFTTKKAKRGGLNVTYDGNISVGVQARRIEMLDAEGYMELFKRMWEYDPARGPYETTIKPRLHSDYPLLFDANNNPIYDTDWQDEAVGTAYSTHHHLSITHGTDKSQTGIFLGLNDERGLFQMDFQKKATYRINTEYKLSDWLTVGGELNGWSINQQIRSNSGTGGLNLARTLIETPPILPVQFPDGRFATFRDWGYSTTGVPQQYYSQGNNPVAQSNNSLGSSPVKSSNLRFTGFANLNLFEGLEFKSIYTNEAIYNLGYNWNTFTNIDGNGLGSASGNAGRTSIWTSDNFFAYNTIINDKHSINGMIGAQWSSTYSNSLGASTSGYTTDFYKYNNLGVGSQPSSASSGFNATSTNSYFGRLNYVFDDKYLITASSRYDGSSVFGADNKYALFPSGAVGWILSNENAFVNSNTLSKVFSFFKLRGSYGLTGNSPSPYSSLGTVGNYTINLNNQVIKGSGIGGPPNEDLRWEKTAQLNIGADIRLYNDRISLTADWYNKKTTDLLFNVPVSLVSGFSSVTTNIGSVENKGIELALSGDIIRKNDINWNMSAVFSKNENKVLALGDTDADVISSGFLGAATILRVGKPMGSFIGVERLGTWGTDEASEAARYGKKPGDIKRHDVNNDGQFDDADMKFLGSPFGDYDMTLSTSVRYKNWDMSVDIQIRQGNKIENVAALTVEDRTWYASGYATVLKDAWTPDNQNTMVPALRMGSDPWNTDFGSFADSHWMEDGSFVRGRSLNLSYSLPSDVSDKLGLRTAKLYFNLDNFFLIAHNRDFDPEASSFGGGYAQQGQTFYGTPRPRTYTFGINLNF; from the coding sequence ATGAGAAAAATGTTTCAAACCCTTTCGAAGGGAACTTGTATGCTCTTTGCCTTGGCATTTATATGTGCTATCCAAAATGCAAAAGCTGAAAAATTGACCGCTACGCCACCTGAAGCGTTTGTTGATTTGGATTTAAAAGGCAAATCGATTGACACGGATAATTACCAAGAAATTAAATTAACAGGTACAATAAAAGATAATAATGGGATAGCCTTACCAGGCGCTAGTATTGTTGAAAAAGGTACAGTAAACGGGACACAGGCCGATTTTGATGGAAATTTTAGCTTGTCTGTGGCCAATGACAATGCCATTTTAATTGTTTCCTACTTGGGATATGCCAATCAAGAAATGATGGTTAATGGTAAAAGGAATTTTGATATAGTTCTAGTAGAAAGTGCCGATAGCTTAGATGAAGTAGTAGTAGTAGGTTATGGAAGTGTAAAGCGATCGGATCTTACTAGTGCCATAGCAACTGTTTCGACAAAAGAACTGGAGTCGCGAGTTGTTGCCAATCCACTACAGGCTCTGCAAGCCAAGGTTCCTGGTCTAAACATATATAATAATAACGGTTCGCCTGGGGGAGATCTTAGTTTTAACATTAGAGGTTTCTCCTCAATTAATGGTTCAAATACACCACTAATTCTAGTTGATGGCGTTATAACCTCGAATATTTCTGGTTATCATCCTTCAGATTTCGAATCTGTTTCAGTTCTTAAAGATGCTTCAGCTACAGCTATATATGGTGCTAGAGGAAGTAATGGTGTAATATTATTCACTACCAAAAAAGCGAAGAGAGGTGGATTGAATGTAACTTATGATGGAAATATAAGTGTTGGTGTACAAGCTCGAAGAATTGAAATGCTTGATGCCGAAGGATATATGGAATTATTTAAAAGAATGTGGGAATATGATCCAGCTAGGGGGCCATATGAAACAACTATCAAACCAAGGTTACATTCTGATTATCCATTGTTGTTCGATGCTAACAATAATCCGATCTACGATACAGATTGGCAAGATGAAGCTGTAGGAACAGCATACTCTACTCATCATCACCTATCAATTACTCATGGCACTGATAAATCACAAACCGGAATATTTCTGGGATTGAATGATGAAAGAGGTCTTTTTCAAATGGATTTTCAAAAAAAGGCAACCTATCGAATTAACACCGAATATAAACTAAGCGACTGGCTGACTGTTGGGGGTGAACTTAATGGATGGTCTATAAACCAACAAATTCGCAGTAATTCTGGCACCGGTGGTTTGAACTTAGCGAGGACTTTGATAGAAACTCCCCCTATATTACCAGTACAATTTCCAGATGGAAGGTTTGCTACTTTTAGAGATTGGGGCTATAGCACCACTGGAGTTCCACAACAATATTATTCTCAAGGAAATAACCCAGTGGCACAGTCCAATAATTCATTAGGTAGCTCGCCTGTAAAATCTTCCAATTTGCGTTTTACAGGATTCGCAAATCTCAATCTTTTTGAGGGATTGGAATTTAAATCAATTTATACCAATGAGGCAATTTACAACTTAGGTTACAATTGGAATACTTTTACCAATATCGATGGAAACGGTTTAGGTAGTGCTAGTGGTAATGCAGGACGTACTTCAATATGGACCTCCGACAATTTCTTTGCGTATAACACTATTATTAATGACAAACACAGTATTAATGGAATGATCGGAGCACAATGGTCATCAACCTATAGTAATTCGTTGGGAGCATCAACATCAGGATACACAACAGATTTTTATAAATACAATAACCTCGGAGTTGGTTCGCAACCATCCAGTGCAAGTTCAGGATTTAACGCAACCTCTACAAATTCTTATTTTGGACGGTTAAATTATGTATTCGATGATAAATATCTAATTACTGCCAGTTCACGTTATGATGGATCATCCGTATTTGGTGCTGATAATAAATATGCCTTATTCCCATCAGGGGCCGTAGGTTGGATACTTTCTAACGAAAATGCCTTTGTTAATAGCAATACTTTATCCAAGGTATTCTCATTTTTTAAGCTAAGAGGTAGTTATGGTTTGACCGGTAACTCCCCAAGTCCATATTCTTCTTTGGGAACAGTCGGAAATTATACAATAAATCTTAATAATCAAGTAATAAAAGGTTCAGGTATTGGTGGCCCCCCAAATGAAGATTTAAGATGGGAGAAAACAGCGCAACTAAATATTGGAGCCGATATAAGACTGTACAACGATCGTATATCGTTGACTGCTGATTGGTATAATAAGAAAACGACGGATCTCTTGTTCAATGTACCTGTATCACTTGTATCTGGGTTTTCTTCCGTAACAACAAATATAGGCAGTGTTGAAAATAAAGGGATTGAATTGGCACTTTCGGGTGATATTATAAGAAAAAATGATATTAATTGGAACATGAGTGCTGTGTTTTCAAAAAACGAAAATAAAGTCCTTGCCTTGGGAGATACAGATGCAGATGTGATTTCTTCAGGGTTTTTAGGTGCAGCAACAATACTAAGAGTAGGAAAACCAATGGGTTCCTTTATTGGTGTTGAAAGATTGGGTACTTGGGGAACTGATGAAGCATCAGAAGCTGCCAGATATGGTAAGAAACCAGGGGATATTAAGCGACATGATGTAAACAATGATGGTCAATTCGACGATGCCGATATGAAATTTCTAGGAAGTCCCTTCGGTGATTATGATATGACACTTTCGACCTCTGTTAGATATAAAAATTGGGACATGAGTGTTGATATCCAGATTAGGCAAGGGAATAAAATAGAAAATGTTGCCGCGCTTACGGTAGAAGATAGAACCTGGTATGCTAGTGGATATGCCACTGTATTAAAAGATGCCTGGACACCGGATAATCAAAATACTATGGTGCCAGCATTGCGGATGGGATCAGATCCTTGGAATACAGATTTTGGTAGTTTTGCAGACAGCCATTGGATGGAAGATGGTTCTTTTGTTAGGGGTAGAAGCCTAAACTTAAGTTATAGTCTACCTTCAGATGTTTCAGATAAATTGGGATTAAGGACCGCGAAACTTTATTTCAATCTAGATAACTTTTTCTTGATTGCACATAATCGTGATTTTGATCCTGAAGCTTCATCTTTTGGTGGAGGGTATGCGCAACAAGGGCAAACTTTTTATGGTACCCCAAGACCTCGCACCTACACATTTGGTATTAACCTTAACTTTTAA